In the genome of Streptomyces sp. NBC_00190, one region contains:
- a CDS encoding flavin-containing monooxygenase, producing MPGVPAAPDMSTQPRPVYVIGGGPGGLAAAAALRARGVRAVVVEKSDEVGASWRRHYDRLHLHTTRRLSALPGLAMPRRFGRWVARENVVRYLEKYAEFHGLEIVTGVEVTRIEREADGGWTLHASGGRVLTAGAVVVATGFNHTPVLPDRPGLDGYTGRLLHAADYRNPQPYAGQDVLVVGVGNTGAEIAVDLAEGGAARVRLAVRTAPHIVRRSTAGWPAQRTGILVRRLPVRLVDRLCVPVAKASVPDLSAYGLPRPGPGLYSRVKEGAIPVQDVGLIEAVRAGRVEPVAAVEAFDGAEVVLADGSRITPDAVVAATGYRRALEGLVGHLDGVLDEHGRPRTHGADTPAQAPGLYFTGFTNPISGMLRELALDAEKIAKAVQRHLRRAA from the coding sequence ATGCCAGGAGTCCCCGCAGCACCCGACATGAGCACCCAGCCCCGCCCCGTGTACGTCATAGGCGGCGGTCCCGGCGGTCTCGCCGCCGCCGCGGCGCTGCGCGCCCGCGGGGTCCGCGCGGTGGTCGTCGAGAAGTCCGACGAGGTCGGCGCCTCCTGGCGGCGCCACTACGACCGCCTCCACCTGCACACCACGCGACGGCTCTCGGCCCTGCCGGGCCTGGCCATGCCGCGCCGCTTCGGCCGCTGGGTCGCCCGCGAGAACGTGGTGCGGTACCTAGAGAAGTACGCCGAGTTCCACGGGCTGGAGATCGTCACCGGCGTCGAGGTGACCCGGATCGAGCGCGAGGCGGACGGCGGCTGGACCCTGCACGCGAGCGGCGGGCGGGTGCTCACCGCCGGGGCCGTGGTCGTCGCCACCGGCTTCAACCACACGCCCGTGCTGCCCGACCGGCCGGGCCTGGACGGCTACACCGGACGGCTGCTGCACGCCGCCGACTACCGCAACCCCCAGCCCTACGCCGGCCAGGACGTGCTCGTCGTCGGCGTCGGCAACACCGGCGCCGAGATAGCCGTCGACCTCGCCGAGGGCGGGGCCGCCCGGGTGCGGCTCGCCGTGCGCACCGCGCCGCACATCGTGCGCCGCTCCACCGCGGGCTGGCCGGCTCAGCGCACGGGGATCCTCGTACGCCGGCTGCCCGTGCGGCTCGTGGACCGGCTGTGCGTGCCCGTCGCCAAGGCCTCCGTCCCCGACCTGTCGGCGTACGGGCTCCCGCGCCCCGGCCCCGGCCTGTACAGCAGGGTCAAGGAGGGGGCGATCCCGGTCCAGGACGTCGGCCTGATCGAGGCGGTCCGCGCCGGGCGGGTCGAGCCGGTCGCGGCCGTCGAGGCCTTCGACGGCGCCGAGGTGGTCCTCGCGGACGGCTCGCGCATCACCCCGGACGCGGTGGTCGCGGCGACCGGATACCGCCGCGCGCTGGAGGGCCTGGTGGGCCACCTGGACGGGGTGCTCGACGAGCACGGGCGGCCCCGTACGCACGGCGCCGACACCCCGGCCCAGGCCCCCGGCCTGTACTTCACCGGCTTCACCAACCCGATCAGCGGGATGCTCCGGGAGCTGGCCCTGGACGCCGAGAAGATCGCCAAGGCCGTGCAGCGGCACCTGCGCAGAGCGGCCTGA
- a CDS encoding cyclase family protein → MSLPAEFHDIAKRVNNWGRWGSEDEIGTLNLVTDEVVRAAAAEVRSGRRIPLALPLKEDGVQAGLIPGRINPLHTMVQINQELFGPGTVACSDDAVTMGLQAGTHWDALTHVSHSGKIYNGRPASSITPHTRAQYSGIDKAGHIVSRGVLLDVARAKGLDRLPGGHAVTPEDLAEAEEFGGVTVRAGDIALVRTGQIQVYLAGDKHGYGFPSPGLSVRTPQWFHARDVAAVANDTLTFEIFPPEIDDLWLPVHALDLVEMGMHQGQNWNLEKLSTACAEENRYSFLLSAMPEPFVGGTGTPVAPVAVL, encoded by the coding sequence ATGTCACTGCCCGCCGAGTTCCACGACATCGCCAAGCGCGTCAACAACTGGGGGCGCTGGGGCTCCGAGGACGAGATCGGCACCTTGAACCTGGTCACCGACGAGGTCGTCCGGGCCGCCGCCGCCGAGGTGCGCAGCGGCCGCCGCATCCCGCTCGCCCTCCCGCTGAAGGAGGACGGTGTACAGGCCGGCCTGATCCCCGGCCGGATCAACCCGCTGCACACGATGGTGCAGATCAACCAGGAGCTCTTCGGCCCGGGCACGGTGGCGTGCAGCGACGACGCCGTGACCATGGGCCTCCAGGCGGGCACCCACTGGGACGCCCTCACGCACGTCTCGCACTCGGGGAAGATCTACAACGGCCGCCCGGCCTCGTCGATCACCCCGCACACCCGCGCCCAGTACAGCGGTATCGACAAGGCGGGGCACATCGTCTCGCGCGGTGTCCTGCTGGACGTGGCGCGCGCCAAGGGGCTGGACCGGCTGCCCGGCGGGCACGCGGTGACCCCGGAAGACCTGGCCGAGGCCGAGGAGTTCGGCGGGGTGACGGTCCGGGCCGGCGACATCGCACTGGTCCGCACCGGCCAGATCCAGGTCTACCTGGCGGGCGACAAGCACGGCTACGGCTTCCCGTCGCCCGGGCTGTCCGTCCGTACGCCGCAGTGGTTCCACGCCCGCGACGTGGCGGCGGTCGCGAACGACACGCTCACCTTCGAGATCTTCCCGCCGGAGATCGACGACCTCTGGCTGCCGGTCCACGCCTTGGACCTGGTCGAGATGGGCATGCACCAGGGCCAGAACTGGAACCTCGAAAAGTTGTCCACAGCCTGTGCAGAAGAGAACCGGTACTCGTTCCTCCTCTCCGCCATGCCGGAACCCTTCGTCGGCGGAACCGGCACCCCGGTGGCCCCGGTCGCCGTCCTCTGA
- a CDS encoding enoyl-CoA hydratase/isomerase family protein — protein MTDEILHRLDNGVSWITLNRPDAMNAVTWDQRERVIALLADASADPGVRAIVITATGKGFCAGADLRGGPAVGDRVTGDVARMIRLGAQRLITAVLDCEKPVVAAVNGTAAGIGAHLALACDLVIAAEPARFIEVFVRRGLVPDGGGAYLLPRLVGPQKAKELMFFGDAVPAAEAERLGLVNKVVPAEELEATARAWAERLAQGPTRALAMTKQLVNASLDSDRATALAAEATAQELNMTTADANEGVSSFVERRTPKYLGR, from the coding sequence ATGACGGACGAGATCCTGCACCGCCTGGACAACGGCGTCTCCTGGATCACCCTGAACCGCCCCGACGCCATGAACGCCGTCACCTGGGACCAGCGCGAGCGCGTCATCGCGCTGCTCGCCGACGCCTCCGCCGACCCCGGCGTCCGCGCCATCGTCATCACCGCCACCGGCAAGGGCTTCTGCGCCGGCGCCGATCTGCGGGGCGGCCCCGCCGTCGGCGACCGCGTCACCGGCGACGTCGCCCGCATGATCCGCCTCGGCGCGCAGCGCCTGATCACCGCGGTGCTCGACTGCGAGAAACCGGTCGTCGCCGCCGTCAACGGCACGGCCGCCGGCATCGGCGCCCACCTCGCGCTCGCCTGCGACCTGGTCATCGCCGCCGAACCGGCCCGTTTCATCGAGGTGTTCGTCCGCCGCGGCCTGGTTCCCGACGGCGGCGGGGCGTACCTGCTGCCCCGCCTGGTCGGCCCGCAGAAGGCCAAGGAGCTGATGTTCTTCGGCGACGCCGTCCCCGCGGCCGAGGCCGAGCGCCTCGGTCTGGTCAACAAGGTGGTCCCGGCCGAGGAGCTGGAGGCCACCGCCCGCGCGTGGGCCGAGCGCCTCGCCCAGGGCCCCACCCGGGCCCTCGCCATGACGAAGCAGCTGGTCAACGCCTCCCTGGACAGTGACCGGGCGACCGCGCTGGCCGCCGAGGCCACCGCCCAGGAGCTCAACATGACCACGGCCGACGCCAATGAGGGCGTGAGCAGCTTCGTGGAGCGCCGCACGCCCAAGTACCTCGGCCGCTGA
- a CDS encoding acyl-CoA dehydrogenase family protein, whose amino-acid sequence MDFSFGAEDEELRGRARAWLTEHLVGPYAHALGLGGPGSEHEGVDVRRAWERELGRGGWIGQGWDAPDGAYGQRRLSLTGQVVWAEEYAALRAPGRVGHIGENLLAPTLIAYGTPEQQGRFLPGIARGEELWCQGYSEPGAGSDLAGIRTAAVRDPADGLFRVTGQKIWTSLAQDADWCFVLARTEAGSRRHRGLSFLLVRMDQPGRVEVRPIRQMSGTAEFNEVFFDGAVAAEAVGAEGDGWTVAMGLLALERGVSTLVQQIGFAAELERIVRLYAASGAADPIVQGRLVRQWAELRTMRWNALRTLGAADDPGAPSVAKLLWGGWHRRLGELAVEVRGAAASAGPVGWAPGLPYELGLDEGQRLFLFTRADTIYGGSDEIQRNIIAERVLGLPKESR is encoded by the coding sequence GTGGACTTCAGCTTCGGGGCCGAGGACGAGGAGCTGCGCGGGCGCGCCCGGGCGTGGCTGACCGAGCACCTCGTGGGCCCGTACGCGCACGCCCTCGGCCTCGGCGGCCCGGGCAGCGAGCACGAGGGGGTCGACGTCCGGCGCGCGTGGGAGCGCGAGCTGGGCCGGGGCGGCTGGATCGGGCAGGGCTGGGACGCGCCGGATGGGGCGTACGGGCAGCGGCGGCTCTCCCTGACCGGGCAGGTGGTGTGGGCCGAGGAGTACGCGGCGCTGCGCGCACCCGGCCGGGTCGGGCACATCGGGGAGAACCTCCTCGCGCCGACGCTCATCGCCTACGGCACCCCGGAGCAGCAGGGCCGCTTCCTGCCCGGCATCGCCCGCGGCGAGGAGCTGTGGTGCCAGGGCTACAGCGAGCCCGGGGCCGGCTCCGACCTCGCGGGCATCCGTACCGCCGCCGTACGGGACCCGGCCGACGGGCTCTTCCGCGTCACCGGGCAGAAGATCTGGACCTCGCTGGCCCAGGACGCCGACTGGTGCTTCGTGCTGGCCCGCACCGAGGCCGGCTCGCGCCGCCACCGCGGGCTGTCGTTCCTGCTCGTACGGATGGACCAGCCGGGCCGCGTCGAGGTACGGCCCATCCGGCAGATGTCGGGGACCGCCGAGTTCAACGAGGTCTTCTTCGACGGGGCCGTCGCCGCCGAGGCCGTCGGTGCGGAGGGCGACGGCTGGACCGTGGCCATGGGCCTGCTCGCCCTGGAACGCGGGGTCTCCACCCTGGTCCAGCAGATCGGCTTCGCCGCCGAACTGGAGCGGATCGTCCGGCTGTACGCGGCTTCGGGCGCGGCCGATCCGATCGTCCAGGGCCGCCTCGTACGCCAGTGGGCCGAGCTGCGCACGATGCGCTGGAACGCGCTGCGCACCCTCGGCGCCGCCGACGACCCGGGTGCCCCGAGCGTGGCGAAGCTGCTGTGGGGCGGGTGGCACCGGCGGCTCGGCGAGCTGGCGGTGGAGGTCCGCGGCGCGGCGGCCTCGGCCGGACCGGTGGGCTGGGCGCCCGGGCTCCCGTACGAGCTCGGACTCGACGAGGGGCAGCGGCTCTTCCTGTTCACCCGTGCCGACACCATTTACGGCGGCTCGGACGAGATCCAGCGGAACATCATCGCCGAGCGCGTGCTCGGCCTGCCTAAGGAGTCCAGGTGA
- a CDS encoding flavin reductase family protein yields MAATVVRYLRSVGSPTSAAAGPEPVDVSPRPDLRAVGEDERAPVSPAEFRAVLGNFASGVTVITAPPGEDEAGPAGFACQSFASLSLDPPLVTFMVARTSTTWPRIARAGVFCVNILGAEQGELCRSFAVSGADKFAGVAHTPAPVTGSPQLDAVPAWIDCRIHAVHTGGDHLIVIGRVVAMGAAGEGEPLLFHKGRFGRFSD; encoded by the coding sequence ATGGCGGCCACCGTCGTCCGGTACCTCAGGTCAGTCGGCTCCCCCACCTCCGCCGCGGCGGGTCCGGAGCCCGTGGACGTGTCGCCGCGCCCGGACCTGCGGGCCGTCGGCGAGGACGAGCGCGCGCCGGTCTCTCCCGCCGAGTTCCGGGCCGTGCTCGGGAACTTCGCCAGCGGGGTCACCGTCATCACCGCGCCGCCCGGCGAGGACGAGGCGGGCCCGGCCGGCTTCGCCTGCCAGTCCTTCGCCTCGCTGTCCCTCGACCCGCCCCTGGTCACCTTCATGGTGGCCCGTACGTCGACCACCTGGCCGCGGATCGCCCGCGCCGGGGTGTTCTGCGTGAACATCCTCGGCGCCGAGCAGGGCGAGCTGTGCCGGTCCTTCGCCGTCAGCGGCGCGGACAAGTTCGCCGGGGTGGCCCACACCCCGGCCCCGGTCACCGGGTCCCCGCAGCTCGACGCCGTGCCCGCCTGGATCGACTGCCGGATCCACGCCGTCCACACCGGAGGCGACCACCTCATCGTGATCGGGCGGGTCGTGGCCATGGGCGCGGCGGGAGAGGGCGAGCCGCTCCTCTTCCACAAGGGCCGCTTCGGCCGCTTCAGCGACTGA
- a CDS encoding acetate--CoA ligase family protein yields MLGSTHGTLTTDFRARVEACGESPRTAVHSTAAKATEDAVAVDVSGRPLHSDVPDLDRFFRPESVAVVGASDAEGRPNTGITRQLIAWAQRVGARLHPVHPTRESVFGLPCAPSVAALPEQVDLAVLLVADPLPVIEELAETKVKFAVAFASGFAETGDAGAAAQARLTAAVGRSGLRLLGPNTNLNAFEEFRDDLDGPAIALITQSGHQGRPVYTLQELGIRLSHWAPTGNEADLETADFISYFAEQPEVGAIACYVEGLKDGRSFLLAADRAARNGVPVVAVKVGRTETGARMAASHTGKLTGADTVVDAAMRQFGVIRVDGLDELQDTAALLARAREPKADGVVVYSISGGTGAHFSDLASEAGLTLPALSRAKQDELHQWIPEYLNVANPVDNGGHPVGDWRGRKIIDAILADPSVGVLICPITGPFPPMSDKLAQDLVDAAEATDKLICVIWGSPVGTEEAYRTTLLGSSRVATFRTFGNCITAVRAYLGHHRFTASYRSPFDEAPRTPSPSYRKAQALMRPGQQLSEHAAKQLLRAYGIRVPREQLVTSAAAAVRAAGLVGYPVVMKASGPQLGHKTELGLVKIGLTSASQIRDAYRELTDIARYENVPLDGILVCQMVERGVEMVVGVTQDDLFGPTVTVGLGGVLVEVLHDAAVRVPPFGEDQARRMLTELRGHALLEGVRGAPPADVDALVEVILRIQRMALELGDELSELDINPLMVLPRGQGAVALDALAICR; encoded by the coding sequence ATGCTTGGATCTACTCACGGCACCCTCACCACCGACTTCCGCGCACGTGTCGAGGCCTGCGGGGAGTCCCCCAGGACGGCCGTCCACTCGACCGCGGCCAAGGCCACCGAGGACGCGGTCGCCGTGGACGTCAGCGGGCGGCCCCTGCACTCCGACGTCCCCGACCTGGACCGGTTCTTCCGGCCCGAGTCGGTCGCCGTCGTCGGCGCCTCCGACGCCGAGGGCAGACCGAACACCGGCATCACCCGCCAGCTCATCGCCTGGGCGCAGCGCGTCGGCGCCCGGCTCCACCCCGTGCACCCGACCCGCGAGAGCGTCTTCGGGCTGCCGTGCGCGCCCTCGGTGGCGGCCCTGCCCGAACAGGTGGACCTCGCCGTCCTGCTCGTCGCCGACCCGCTCCCCGTGATCGAGGAACTCGCCGAGACCAAGGTGAAGTTCGCCGTCGCGTTCGCCTCCGGTTTCGCAGAGACCGGCGACGCGGGCGCCGCCGCCCAGGCCCGCCTCACGGCCGCCGTCGGCCGCTCCGGCCTGCGTCTGCTGGGCCCCAACACGAACCTCAACGCCTTCGAGGAGTTCCGCGACGACCTCGACGGCCCGGCCATCGCTCTGATCACCCAGTCCGGGCACCAGGGCCGGCCCGTCTACACCCTCCAGGAGCTGGGCATCCGCCTCTCCCACTGGGCGCCGACGGGCAACGAGGCCGACCTGGAGACCGCCGACTTCATCTCCTACTTCGCCGAGCAGCCCGAGGTCGGGGCCATCGCCTGCTACGTCGAAGGCCTCAAGGACGGCCGGTCCTTCCTGCTCGCCGCCGACCGGGCGGCCCGAAACGGGGTCCCGGTCGTCGCCGTCAAGGTCGGCCGCACCGAGACCGGGGCCCGGATGGCCGCCTCCCACACCGGGAAGCTGACCGGCGCGGACACCGTCGTGGACGCCGCCATGCGCCAGTTCGGCGTGATCCGTGTCGACGGCCTGGACGAACTCCAGGACACGGCCGCGCTCCTGGCCCGCGCCCGCGAGCCCAAGGCCGACGGCGTGGTCGTCTACTCCATCTCCGGCGGCACCGGGGCCCACTTCTCCGACCTCGCCTCCGAGGCGGGCCTGACCCTCCCCGCCCTCTCCCGGGCCAAGCAGGACGAGCTCCACCAGTGGATCCCGGAGTACCTGAACGTCGCCAACCCCGTCGACAACGGCGGCCACCCCGTCGGCGACTGGCGCGGCCGCAAGATCATCGACGCGATCCTCGCCGACCCGTCCGTCGGCGTGCTGATCTGCCCGATCACCGGCCCCTTCCCGCCGATGAGCGACAAGCTCGCCCAGGACCTGGTGGACGCCGCCGAAGCCACGGACAAGCTCATCTGCGTGATCTGGGGCTCCCCGGTCGGCACCGAGGAGGCCTACCGGACCACCCTGCTCGGCTCCTCCCGCGTGGCCACCTTCCGTACCTTCGGCAACTGCATCACCGCGGTGCGCGCCTACCTCGGCCACCACCGCTTCACCGCGTCCTACCGCTCCCCCTTCGACGAGGCCCCCCGCACGCCCTCCCCCTCGTACCGCAAGGCGCAGGCCCTGATGCGCCCGGGCCAGCAGCTCAGCGAGCACGCGGCGAAGCAGCTGCTGCGGGCGTACGGGATACGGGTCCCCCGCGAGCAGCTGGTGACGAGCGCGGCGGCGGCCGTCCGCGCGGCCGGTCTGGTCGGCTACCCGGTCGTCATGAAGGCCTCGGGCCCCCAGCTCGGCCACAAGACCGAACTCGGCCTGGTCAAGATCGGCCTGACCTCGGCCAGCCAGATCCGCGACGCGTACCGCGAGCTCACCGACATAGCCCGCTACGAGAACGTCCCGCTGGACGGCATCCTGGTGTGCCAGATGGTCGAGCGGGGCGTCGAGATGGTCGTCGGCGTCACCCAGGACGACCTCTTCGGTCCCACCGTCACCGTCGGCCTCGGCGGGGTCCTCGTGGAGGTCCTGCACGACGCGGCGGTCCGGGTGCCGCCGTTCGGTGAGGACCAGGCGCGCCGGATGCTCACGGAACTGCGCGGGCACGCGCTGCTGGAGGGCGTACGGGGGGCGCCGCCGGCCGATGTCGACGCCCTGGTGGAGGTCATCCTGCGGATCCAGCGGATGGCGCTGGAACTCGGCGACGAGCTGTCCGAGCTGGACATCAACCCGCTGATGGTCCTCCCCCGCGGACAGGGTGCGGTGGCGCTGGACGCCCTCGCCATCTGCCGCTGA
- a CDS encoding Zn-dependent alcohol dehydrogenase, protein MRGVVFDGKQAQVVDDLEIRDPGPGEVLVAIAAAGLCHSDLSVIDGTIPFPPPVVLGHEGAGVVEAVGAGVTHVAAGDHVALSTLANCGACADCDRGRPTMCRKAIGMPGQPFSRGGKPLFQFASNSAFAERTIVKAVQAVKIPADIPPASAALIGCGVLTGVGAVLNRAKVDRGESVVVIGAGGIGLNVLQGARIAGATTIVAVDANPAKEAVARQFGATHFIDASAVADTGAAVREILPTGADHAFECVGSVKLIRQAIDLLDRHGQAILLGVPGFKEEASFLVSSMYLDKTIMGCRYGSSRPQRDIALYAELYRQGRLLLDELVTEVYPVEDFAKAVDDAHHGRVARGVLTF, encoded by the coding sequence GTGAGAGGCGTCGTGTTCGACGGCAAGCAGGCCCAGGTGGTCGACGACCTGGAGATCCGCGATCCGGGACCGGGGGAGGTGCTGGTCGCGATAGCGGCGGCCGGGCTCTGCCACAGCGACCTGTCGGTGATCGACGGGACGATTCCGTTCCCGCCGCCGGTGGTGCTCGGGCACGAGGGGGCCGGGGTGGTCGAAGCCGTCGGCGCCGGTGTCACGCACGTGGCGGCCGGCGATCACGTGGCGCTGTCCACCCTCGCCAACTGCGGTGCGTGCGCGGACTGCGACCGGGGCCGGCCGACGATGTGCCGCAAGGCGATCGGGATGCCGGGGCAGCCGTTCTCGCGGGGCGGGAAGCCGCTGTTCCAGTTCGCCTCCAATTCCGCTTTCGCCGAGCGGACGATCGTCAAGGCCGTCCAGGCGGTGAAGATCCCGGCCGACATCCCGCCGGCCTCGGCGGCTCTGATCGGCTGCGGGGTGCTGACGGGGGTGGGCGCGGTGCTGAACCGGGCGAAGGTCGACCGCGGCGAGTCGGTGGTCGTCATCGGCGCCGGCGGGATCGGGCTGAACGTGCTCCAGGGCGCCCGGATCGCGGGCGCGACGACGATCGTGGCGGTGGACGCGAACCCGGCGAAGGAGGCGGTGGCCCGGCAGTTCGGGGCCACGCACTTCATCGACGCGTCGGCGGTGGCGGACACGGGCGCGGCGGTCCGGGAGATCCTGCCGACCGGCGCCGACCACGCCTTCGAGTGCGTGGGCAGCGTGAAACTGATCCGCCAGGCGATCGACCTCCTCGACCGGCACGGTCAGGCGATCCTGCTCGGGGTGCCCGGCTTCAAGGAGGAGGCCTCCTTCCTCGTCTCGTCGATGTACCTCGACAAGACGATCATGGGCTGCCGGTACGGATCCTCCCGTCCGCAGCGCGACATCGCGCTGTACGCCGAGCTCTACCGGCAGGGCCGGCTGCTGCTGGACGAGCTGGTGACGGAGGTCTACCCGGTCGAGGACTTCGCGAAGGCCGTCGACGACGCCCACCACGGGAGGGTGGCGCGCGGGGTGCTCACGTTCTAA
- a CDS encoding VOC family protein, whose amino-acid sequence MLGTDFRTGSPNWLDLGSPDTDAAARFYGAVFGWQFQSAGPEAGGYGFFRADGKTVAAMGPLTEEGATSAWMVHFMSPDIQATAQAVRDGGGRVRMEPMDVMGEGWLAQFTDPQGAEFACWQPGKTAGLELTSAENSVVWVELHVPDPVAAIAFYYGPFGWRHEEMQTPGMTYRVLSLAEGDKQQTSFGGIAPQGEGAGGGSAMVPRWVPYFNVGDVDATVSAIEGNGGAVLMPAADVPDVGRIAWASDPAGAVFALLKPSPRM is encoded by the coding sequence ATGCTCGGCACCGACTTCCGTACCGGATCACCCAACTGGCTCGACCTCGGCAGCCCCGACACCGACGCCGCGGCGCGCTTCTACGGCGCCGTGTTCGGCTGGCAGTTCCAGTCCGCAGGGCCCGAGGCGGGCGGGTACGGCTTCTTCCGGGCGGACGGGAAGACCGTCGCCGCGATGGGCCCCCTCACCGAGGAGGGGGCCACGTCCGCGTGGATGGTCCACTTCATGAGCCCCGACATCCAGGCCACCGCCCAGGCCGTCAGGGACGGCGGCGGGCGGGTGCGGATGGAGCCCATGGACGTCATGGGCGAGGGCTGGCTGGCGCAGTTCACCGACCCGCAGGGCGCCGAGTTCGCGTGCTGGCAGCCCGGGAAGACCGCCGGGCTGGAGCTGACCTCCGCCGAGAACTCCGTGGTGTGGGTGGAGCTGCACGTCCCGGACCCCGTCGCCGCCATCGCCTTCTACTACGGGCCGTTCGGGTGGCGCCACGAGGAGATGCAGACGCCCGGGATGACGTACCGGGTGCTGAGCCTCGCCGAGGGCGACAAGCAGCAGACGTCCTTCGGCGGGATCGCGCCGCAGGGCGAGGGCGCGGGCGGCGGGTCGGCGATGGTGCCGCGCTGGGTGCCGTACTTCAACGTGGGCGACGTGGACGCCACCGTCTCGGCGATCGAGGGCAACGGCGGTGCGGTGCTCATGCCCGCGGCGGACGTGCCGGACGTCGGCCGCATCGCGTGGGCCTCGGACCCGGCGGGCGCCGTGTTCGCGCTGCTGAAGCCCAGCCCGCGGATGTAG
- a CDS encoding Zn-ribbon domain-containing OB-fold protein has product MNAPLSAVRYDLPEADDFTRPYWDAAADGRLLLRRCAQCGRTHHYPREFCPFCWAGEDRVAWEAASGRATLYTWSVIHRNDLPPFGTRVPYTAAVVDLAEGPRMMTEVVGCEAADLRVGMPLTVTFREAADGVWVAVFRPAD; this is encoded by the coding sequence GTGAACGCACCCCTGAGCGCCGTACGGTACGACCTCCCCGAGGCGGACGACTTCACCCGCCCCTACTGGGACGCGGCGGCCGACGGCCGGCTCCTGCTGCGCCGCTGCGCGCAGTGCGGGCGTACGCACCACTACCCGCGGGAGTTCTGCCCGTTCTGCTGGGCGGGTGAGGACCGGGTGGCGTGGGAGGCGGCGAGCGGCCGCGCGACCCTCTACACCTGGTCGGTGATCCACCGCAACGACCTCCCGCCGTTCGGCACGCGCGTGCCGTACACGGCGGCGGTCGTCGACCTGGCCGAGGGTCCGCGGATGATGACGGAGGTCGTCGGCTGCGAGGCGGCGGACCTGCGCGTCGGCATGCCGCTCACGGTCACCTTCCGCGAGGCGGCGGACGGGGTGTGGGTGGCGGTGTTCCGTCCGGCGGACTGA
- a CDS encoding SDR family oxidoreductase — protein sequence MGNFLAGKVVAVTGAGRGIGRAVALAAAAEGAKVVVNDYGVGIEGGEPTSEIADGVVKEILAAGGEAVAVADDISTMAGGQRIVDTALAHYGRIDGVVCVAGILRERMLFNMSEEEWDPVVATHLKGTFTVFRAASAVMRRQGSGTLIGFTSGNHQGSVAQANYSAAKGGIISLVRSAALGLAKYGVTSNAVAPVARTRMSANVPMELKEIGEPEDVAALVTYLLSDKAVAVGGEKITGQVYTIAGPKIAVWAQPRELRAGYAEGSWTPEKIADFLPGTVGTDPMPMLAQLESMAKAAAAKDRPNA from the coding sequence GTGGGGAACTTCTTGGCAGGCAAGGTCGTCGCCGTCACCGGCGCAGGCCGGGGCATCGGGCGGGCCGTGGCACTCGCCGCGGCCGCCGAGGGTGCCAAGGTCGTCGTCAACGACTACGGGGTCGGCATCGAGGGCGGGGAACCCACCAGCGAGATCGCCGACGGAGTGGTGAAGGAGATACTCGCCGCGGGCGGGGAGGCCGTCGCCGTCGCGGACGACATCTCGACGATGGCGGGCGGCCAGCGGATCGTGGACACCGCGCTGGCCCACTACGGGCGCATCGACGGCGTCGTCTGCGTGGCCGGCATCCTGCGCGAGCGGATGCTGTTCAACATGTCCGAGGAGGAGTGGGACCCGGTGGTCGCCACCCACCTCAAGGGCACCTTCACCGTCTTCCGCGCCGCCTCCGCCGTCATGCGCAGGCAGGGCTCGGGCACCCTGATCGGCTTCACCAGCGGCAACCACCAGGGCTCGGTGGCGCAGGCCAACTACAGCGCCGCCAAGGGCGGGATCATCTCCCTCGTCCGGTCCGCCGCGCTGGGCCTGGCCAAGTACGGGGTCACGTCCAACGCCGTCGCACCGGTCGCCCGGACCCGCATGTCCGCCAACGTGCCCATGGAGCTCAAGGAGATCGGCGAGCCCGAGGACGTGGCCGCGCTCGTGACCTACCTGCTCAGCGACAAGGCCGTGGCCGTCGGCGGAGAGAAGATCACCGGGCAGGTGTACACGATCGCCGGCCCGAAGATCGCCGTCTGGGCGCAGCCGCGCGAGCTGCGCGCCGGTTACGCCGAGGGCTCCTGGACCCCGGAGAAGATCGCCGACTTCCTGCCCGGGACGGTGGGCACCGACCCGATGCCGATGCTCGCGCAGCTGGAGTCCATGGCCAAGGCGGCGGCCGCCAAGGACCGCCCGAACGCGTAG
- a CDS encoding DoxX family protein, giving the protein MQTIWLSGAEWLAVLRIGLGLWWLESWRHKDKKGWFERGTGIAWAADVAGKHRWTFVRGGFELVVGPRPKVMAYIVVYAELALGLGLVFGFLTPVALVGGLLLNLLYLVLMIHDWAEQGQNAMMALISLVALFAMAWQTWSLDAAIGLFL; this is encoded by the coding sequence ATGCAGACCATCTGGCTCAGTGGGGCAGAGTGGCTCGCCGTGCTCCGGATAGGCCTCGGCCTGTGGTGGCTGGAGAGCTGGCGGCACAAGGACAAGAAGGGCTGGTTCGAACGCGGCACCGGCATCGCCTGGGCCGCCGACGTCGCGGGCAAGCACCGCTGGACCTTCGTCAGGGGCGGCTTCGAGCTGGTCGTGGGGCCGCGGCCGAAGGTGATGGCCTACATCGTCGTCTACGCGGAACTCGCCCTCGGGCTGGGCCTGGTGTTCGGCTTCCTGACCCCGGTCGCGCTGGTCGGAGGGCTGCTGCTGAACCTGCTCTACCTCGTCCTGATGATCCACGACTGGGCCGAGCAGGGCCAGAACGCCATGATGGCGCTCATCTCGCTCGTCGCGCTCTTCGCGATGGCCTGGCAGACCTGGTCCCTCGACGCGGCGATCGGACTTTTCCTGTGA